One Lycium barbarum isolate Lr01 chromosome 5, ASM1917538v2, whole genome shotgun sequence genomic window carries:
- the LOC132641892 gene encoding uncharacterized protein LOC132641892, with the protein MEDILTEIPPPSRFFLEELNNFCPPSPPLPSPFLLFSTPNRERFSRPSLLIIAMSSPSLQVFHHVSSKTLIGTLILPEIPVSGNSVEPSLKDKSCNIYALNADDNLLMIVSVQYPVTAERSHAVAKLLIGEQIIPEKVLILDSIRSSNFRGKLSPDEAFAFKLESSAERKAKADGHQDSPLVKCADYLPSGSVVDGLAAALLSRCQLKKIRGTLCVSWPEVGVSVISLVKSLLLKDVFSRVKHIDIKNLEEEFLKLGRNKNFLLDSELYT; encoded by the coding sequence ATGGAAGACATACTAACAGAAATCCCTCCACCTTCAAGGTTCTTTTTGGAAGAACTGAACAACTTTTGTCCTCCATCTCCTCCTCTTCCCTCTCCATTCCTGTTGTTTTCAACTCCTAACCGGGAGAGATTTTCTCGCCCTTCTCTACTCATCATTGCCATGTCTTCTCCATCACTTCAAGTTTTTCATCACGTGTCCTCCAAAACCCTTATCGGAACTCTTATCCTTCCCGAAATCCCAGTCTCTGGCAATTCAGTTGAACCCTCTCTTAAAGACaaatcatgcaatatatatgctCTGAATGCAGATGATAACTTGCTTATGATTGTGTCTGTACAATATCCAGTTACTGCAGAAAGATCTCATGCAGTCGCAAAGCTACTCATTGGAGAACAGATTATTCCGGAAAAGGTCTTAATTTTGGATTCCATTCGAAGTTCTAATTTTAGAGGAAAACTTTCACCAGATGAAGCATTTGCATTTAAGCTGGAATCATCTGCAGAGAGAAAAGCAAAGGCTGATGGCCATCAAGATTCACCGCTGGTAAAATGCGCAGACTATCTTCCATCAGGAAGCGTTGTGGATGGCTTGGCAGCTGCTTTATTGAGCCGATGTCAGTTAAAAAAGATCAGAGGAACTCTATGTGTTTCATGGCCTGAAGTCGGTGTTTCAGTTATATCACTTGTTAAGTCCCTACTGCTCAAGGATGTCTTCTCTCGCGTGAAGCATATTGACATTAAGAATCTTGAGGAGGAATTTCTAAAATTAGGCCGAAATAAG
- the LOC132641893 gene encoding ASC1-like protein — protein sequence MGLLEGTFLDWEHESYPSYEDFIVLPLFALFFPTVRFLLDRFVFEKVARRLIFGKGQEVIKIETDERRKKIRKFKESAWKCIYFLSAEAFALLVTYNEPWFTNTKYFWVGPGDQTWPDQKYKSKLKALYMYAGGFYAYSIFALIFWETRRSDFGVSMSHHVATAILIALSYIIRFARVGSVVLALHDASDIFLEIGKMSKYSGAEALASSSFILFVLSWIILRLIYYPFWVLWSTSYEVLQSLDKEKHKVDGPIYYYTFNTLLFCLLVLHIYWWVLIYRMLVKQIQARGQLSDDVRSDSEDEHGD from the exons ATGGGGTTGCTTGAAGGGACTTTTCTTGATTGGGAACATGAATCTTACCCTTCATATGAAGATTTCATTGTTCTTCCATTGTTTGCTCTCTTTTTCCCAACTGTCAGATTCTTGCTTGATAGATTTGTCTTTGAG AAAGTGGCCAGAAGGTTAATATTTGGGAAAGGACAAGAAGTGATAAAAATTGAGACTGATGAGCGGAGGAAAAAGATACGAAAATTCAAAGAATCAGCATGGAAATGTATATATTTTCTCTCTGCAGAAGCTTTTGCACTTTTGGTGACCTACAATGAGCCTTGGTTTACAAATACCAAATACTTTTGGGTAGGGCCTGGTGATCAGACCTGGCCTGACCAGAAGTACAA GTCCAAACTGAAGGCACTTTATATGTATGCTGGCGGGTTCTATGCATATTCAATATTTGCTCTAATATTTTGGGAGACAAGGCGCTCTGACTTTGGAGTTTCGATGAGTCATCATGTTGCCACTGCGATTCTTATCGCCTTATCCTATATTATCAG gTTTGCACGTGTCGGTTCGGTAGTTTTAGCCCTTCATGATGCCAGTGATATATTCCTTGAAATCGGAAAGATGTCCAAATACAGTGGTGCTGAAGCTCTTGCTAGCTCTTCGTTTATTCTTTTTGTTTTATCCTGGATTATACTTCGCCTCATATACTACCCATTCTGGGTTCTTTGGAGTACAAG TTATGAAGTTCTCCAGTCCCTGGATAAGGAGAAACACAAAGTGGATGGACCAATCTATTACTATACCTTCAACACTCTTCTATTTTGCTTGCTGGTTCTTCATATATATTGGTGGGTGTTGATATACCGGATGCTTGTTAAACAAATCCAAGCGAGGGGCCAACTAAGTGACGACGTTCGTTCTG ATTCTGAAGATGAGCATGGAGATTGA